From Chryseobacterium gallinarum, one genomic window encodes:
- a CDS encoding winged helix-turn-helix transcriptional regulator — translation MTKIKETSTNFANKKALADECPEVYASNIIGGQWALAICCYLINGKMRFGELKKKLHNITERMLTLQLRRLEADKIITRTVFAEVPPRVEYELTEIGYKLKPIIQEFEKWGKEHKEITHKEDLSKS, via the coding sequence ATGACCAAAATAAAGGAAACCTCAACCAATTTTGCCAATAAAAAAGCTCTTGCAGACGAATGTCCGGAAGTTTATGCATCCAACATCATCGGTGGTCAGTGGGCGCTTGCCATCTGCTGTTATCTGATTAATGGGAAAATGAGATTCGGGGAGCTCAAAAAAAAGCTTCACAATATTACTGAGCGTATGCTTACCTTACAGCTCCGTAGGCTGGAAGCAGACAAAATTATTACCAGGACGGTTTTTGCTGAAGTACCTCCAAGAGTAGAATATGAGCTTACCGAAATCGGGTATAAACTGAAACCCATTATACAGGAATTTGAAAAATGGGGAAAAGAGCACAAAGAAATAACCCATAAAGAAGACCTGTCTAAAAGCTAA
- a CDS encoding patatin-like phospholipase family protein, producing MKTETLNKILEDDSLSQASKDKLAALHGNISAKEFSDLLDAEGNQYIEFVQEGGGVWGSALVGYLYGLEIFGIRFLKVAGTSAGAINTMLIAACKTKEEPKSELIKEILFSWDFADFMDGKTYVKTTLHAMLNNKNFFRTNAIIAVILFIILISIPFAAPSESILSAKLMFLIPLIPAVILFFCIKKLYNNFRKENSGLNPGNVFLNTMKTALDSFGIKTVANLNEKFIQKEYGLNLSYRYGNGQEYYNLTLAGIEKIKAKNLEHIDQTRYKIFYDSAVNNDYYKNNPFYLLRSEYVIITTDINAKIKVELPTMANLYWSEEELKHISPAEFVRASMSVPFFFEPFQKRINKDEDSVKYAWKFWMNTQQENINPVGVFIDGGSISNFPIDLFHADEVFYPRMPLFGVQLTSDSDLLSEKGKTSGEILKTPFSYAGNIISTLKGFNDKTFLTKHSFYRLYSIQTVNCGTSSWLNFFMKQEEKEDLFNRGFQAALDFLNQFDWEKYKDERMMLTMKEKKILKEEDTPTVG from the coding sequence ATGAAAACTGAAACCCTTAATAAAATTCTGGAAGATGATTCCCTTTCACAGGCGTCTAAAGACAAGCTTGCTGCTTTGCACGGGAATATTTCTGCCAAAGAATTTTCTGACCTTTTGGATGCGGAGGGCAATCAGTATATAGAATTTGTACAGGAAGGAGGCGGTGTCTGGGGAAGCGCCCTGGTAGGTTATCTTTATGGATTGGAAATCTTCGGGATCCGATTTTTGAAAGTAGCAGGAACCAGTGCCGGAGCCATCAATACCATGCTTATTGCAGCCTGCAAAACAAAGGAAGAGCCTAAAAGTGAGCTAATCAAAGAAATTCTGTTCAGCTGGGATTTTGCTGATTTTATGGATGGGAAAACGTATGTAAAAACAACGCTGCATGCGATGCTCAACAATAAAAATTTCTTCAGGACCAATGCTATCATTGCAGTTATTTTGTTCATTATTCTTATCAGCATCCCCTTTGCTGCTCCCTCAGAAAGCATTCTGAGTGCAAAACTAATGTTTTTAATCCCTTTGATTCCGGCAGTTATTCTTTTTTTCTGCATCAAAAAATTATACAACAATTTCAGAAAAGAGAACAGCGGGCTTAACCCGGGAAATGTTTTTCTGAATACGATGAAAACAGCTCTGGATAGCTTTGGAATCAAAACGGTAGCGAATCTCAATGAAAAGTTTATACAAAAAGAGTATGGCCTCAACCTCAGCTACCGGTATGGGAACGGACAGGAATATTATAACCTTACTTTAGCAGGTATTGAAAAAATCAAAGCTAAAAATCTGGAACATATTGATCAGACAAGATATAAGATTTTTTATGACAGTGCCGTTAATAATGATTATTATAAAAACAATCCATTTTATCTCCTCCGGTCGGAATATGTTATCATTACTACGGATATCAATGCCAAAATAAAGGTAGAGCTGCCTACTATGGCTAATTTATACTGGTCTGAAGAGGAACTGAAACACATAAGCCCGGCAGAATTTGTGAGAGCATCCATGTCTGTTCCTTTTTTCTTTGAGCCTTTTCAGAAAAGAATTAATAAGGATGAAGATTCTGTGAAGTATGCCTGGAAATTCTGGATGAATACCCAACAGGAAAACATTAATCCTGTGGGAGTTTTTATTGACGGTGGCAGCATTTCCAATTTTCCTATTGACCTGTTTCATGCTGATGAAGTTTTTTATCCCAGAATGCCTCTTTTCGGGGTACAGCTGACAAGTGATTCTGATCTTCTTTCTGAAAAGGGAAAAACTAGCGGGGAAATCCTTAAAACTCCTTTCAGCTACGCCGGAAATATTATCAGTACTTTAAAAGGGTTTAATGATAAAACCTTTCTTACCAAGCATAGTTTCTATCGTTTATACAGTATACAAACCGTCAATTGTGGCACCAGCAGCTGGCTGAATTTCTTTATGAAGCAGGAAGAGAAAGAGGATCTTTTCAACAGAGGCTTTCAGGCAGCCCTTGACTTCCTTAATCAATTTGACTGGGAAAAATACAAAGATGAACGCATGATGCTTACCATGAAGGAGAAAAAAATACTGAAGGAAGAGGATACACCGACGGTGGGGTAA
- a CDS encoding magnesium transporter CorA family protein produces the protein MPIDTIYRSTHCEWVDVEAPTAEDLKFLHERYEINNLLLEDTIDPNHLPKYEEDGSVKFFLLRESTELERKNLNTISDISTKIAIFLLDKTIITIHRMKTRSISETKKKLTGSQEETTPEKVALMIAILIMKSFDDESISLLETMDNIENEIFLKNTNHTSQIRRLYKLKRKSGLNSRVLVISTDAIDKFKLLNLQDSQIVDLKDKHKDVVADFDHLNAQITNLISMFLALSDQKANQVMKVLAIYSVYFLPITFIAGVYGMNFDNMPELHHKYGYYFTLGGMALVVISTFIYVRRRQW, from the coding sequence ATGCCAATTGATACAATATACAGAAGCACCCACTGCGAATGGGTAGATGTAGAGGCTCCTACTGCAGAAGACCTGAAATTCCTTCATGAACGATATGAAATCAACAATCTTCTTCTGGAAGACACCATAGATCCCAATCACCTTCCGAAATATGAAGAAGATGGTAGTGTGAAATTTTTCCTTCTTCGTGAAAGCACGGAACTGGAACGAAAAAACCTCAACACAATCAGTGATATCAGTACAAAAATTGCGATTTTTTTGCTGGACAAAACGATTATCACCATTCACAGGATGAAAACCAGGAGTATTTCTGAAACGAAAAAAAAGCTTACAGGATCACAGGAAGAAACAACTCCGGAAAAAGTTGCGTTAATGATTGCCATCTTAATTATGAAAAGTTTTGATGATGAATCTATCAGCCTGCTGGAAACTATGGATAATATCGAAAATGAAATCTTCCTGAAAAACACCAATCATACCAGCCAGATCAGAAGGTTGTACAAGCTGAAACGAAAATCGGGACTCAATTCCCGGGTTCTGGTTATTTCTACGGATGCCATTGATAAATTCAAATTATTAAATTTACAGGATTCCCAGATTGTTGACTTAAAAGACAAGCATAAAGATGTAGTTGCGGATTTTGACCATTTAAACGCCCAGATTACCAACCTTATTTCCATGTTTCTTGCGCTCTCTGATCAGAAAGCCAATCAGGTGATGAAAGTTTTGGCTATTTATTCGGTATATTTTTTACCGATAACATTCATCGCCGGGGTTTACGGGATGAATTTTGATAATATGCCTGAGCTTCATCACAAATATGGCTATTACTTTACGTTAGGAGGTATGGCACTGGTTGTTATCAGTACGTTTATTTATGTGAGACGCAGACAATGGTGA
- a CDS encoding DHA2 family efflux MFS transporter permease subunit: MQESLVEYGARRVIITITAILCALLEIVDSTIVNVALNEMKGNLGATLSEVGWVITAYAIGNVIIVPMTSWLSQQFGRRNYFAASIIIFTVFSFLCGNATNIWELVFFRLMQGIGGGALLVTSQTIITESYPIEKRSMAQAIYGLGVIIGPTLGPPLGGYIVDNYSWPYIFYINIPIGIAATLMTLQFVRSPKYAEKRKVSDVDWIGIALLAVTVGSLQFILERGHEEDWFASGMIVAFTVAAVLGFILFLWRELTFKYPIVELRVLKNGNLRIGTVMSFVLGFGLYGSTFIVPLYTQSILGWTALQSGALMIPAALTTAFMMPIIGKLLTKGAKQQILVSLGLFIFFIYSFWGYKILTPDTSKDAFFWMLIVRGAGLGLLFIPITSLSLSTLKGQEIGQGAAFTGMMRQLGGSFGIAAITTFIANAGQKYRNNLISHLDENSFDVQQRLNALKASFVAKGMTPDAAMNAAYKMLDLSVTKQATVLSYMDVFLYLGVIFLICIPFILFIKERKSKEKIDLSEAMH; encoded by the coding sequence ATGCAAGAATCATTAGTAGAATATGGAGCCAGGAGGGTAATCATTACGATTACGGCGATCCTTTGTGCTTTGCTTGAAATTGTGGACTCCACGATTGTAAACGTTGCCCTTAACGAAATGAAGGGTAACCTGGGGGCCACTCTTTCCGAGGTAGGCTGGGTAATTACCGCTTATGCCATTGGGAACGTAATTATTGTACCGATGACGAGCTGGCTTTCCCAGCAATTCGGACGTAGAAATTACTTTGCGGCCTCCATTATCATATTTACCGTATTTTCATTTTTATGTGGAAATGCTACCAACATCTGGGAACTGGTATTCTTCAGATTGATGCAGGGAATCGGTGGAGGAGCCTTATTGGTTACCTCGCAGACGATTATTACAGAGTCTTATCCGATTGAAAAAAGAAGTATGGCTCAGGCTATTTATGGTTTGGGGGTGATTATCGGGCCTACGTTAGGGCCACCCCTTGGAGGATATATCGTGGATAACTATAGCTGGCCGTATATTTTTTATATCAATATTCCTATCGGGATTGCAGCAACTCTGATGACACTGCAATTTGTAAGAAGTCCGAAATATGCTGAAAAACGTAAAGTTTCGGATGTTGACTGGATTGGGATTGCCTTACTGGCTGTGACCGTAGGATCACTGCAGTTCATTTTGGAAAGAGGCCATGAAGAAGACTGGTTTGCCAGCGGAATGATTGTAGCCTTTACCGTAGCAGCTGTGCTGGGATTTATATTATTCCTATGGAGGGAGCTTACTTTCAAGTATCCGATCGTAGAGCTCAGGGTATTGAAAAATGGTAATTTAAGAATCGGAACGGTGATGTCATTTGTGTTAGGGTTTGGATTGTATGGTTCCACATTCATCGTTCCGCTTTATACACAGAGTATCCTGGGCTGGACGGCACTTCAGTCCGGAGCGTTAATGATTCCTGCCGCCCTCACGACAGCTTTCATGATGCCTATTATCGGAAAATTGCTGACAAAAGGTGCCAAACAGCAGATTTTAGTTTCACTGGGATTGTTTATCTTCTTTATCTATAGTTTCTGGGGGTATAAAATCCTGACCCCTGACACCAGTAAAGATGCTTTCTTCTGGATGTTGATCGTACGGGGGGCAGGCCTTGGGTTATTGTTCATTCCGATTACCTCTTTGTCATTGAGTACCCTGAAAGGTCAGGAAATTGGTCAGGGAGCAGCCTTTACAGGAATGATGAGACAGCTGGGCGGATCATTTGGTATTGCAGCAATTACTACTTTTATTGCCAATGCCGGCCAGAAATACAGGAATAACTTAATTTCCCACCTGGACGAAAACAGTTTTGATGTTCAGCAAAGACTGAATGCACTGAAAGCAAGTTTTGTAGCTAAGGGAATGACCCCTGATGCAGCAATGAACGCTGCTTATAAAATGCTGGATCTATCCGTAACCAAACAGGCAACAGTATTGTCGTATATGGATGTATTTCTTTACCTCGGCGTAATATTTTTAATATGCATTCCGTTTATCTTGTTTATTAAAGAAAGAAAAAGTAAAGAAAAAATAGATTTGAGTGAAGCCATGCACTAA
- a CDS encoding DNA-3-methyladenine glycosylase I, with translation MSYCLAIEAMKPESRKELHKNYHDNYYGFPIHDDNELFGRLILEINQAGLSWETVLKKEESFRKAYDNFDIHKIAAYTEEDRERLLNDSGIIRNKLKVNAAIENAKTIIELQKEFGSFEKWLEYHHPKTLPEWMKIFKKTFKFTGGEIVNEFLMSTGYLEGAHAENCPIHSKVLAQKPLWKIISNR, from the coding sequence ATGAGTTATTGTTTAGCTATTGAAGCAATGAAGCCTGAAAGCAGAAAAGAGCTGCATAAAAATTACCACGATAACTATTATGGGTTTCCGATCCATGATGATAATGAATTATTTGGCAGACTGATCCTGGAGATCAACCAGGCAGGTTTGAGCTGGGAAACGGTTTTGAAAAAAGAGGAGAGTTTCAGGAAGGCCTATGATAACTTCGATATTCACAAGATTGCTGCGTACACAGAAGAGGATCGTGAAAGGTTGCTGAATGACAGTGGTATTATCAGGAATAAGTTAAAAGTGAATGCAGCAATTGAAAATGCGAAAACTATTATTGAACTTCAGAAAGAATTCGGGTCATTTGAAAAATGGCTGGAGTATCATCACCCTAAAACTTTACCCGAATGGATGAAAATTTTCAAAAAAACATTCAAATTTACCGGTGGGGAAATCGTAAATGAATTCCTGATGAGTACCGGATATCTGGAAGGTGCCCATGCTGAAAATTGCCCCATTCACTCAAAAGTTTTGGCTCAGAAACCTTTGTGGAAAATAATAAGCAACAGATAA
- a CDS encoding TQO small subunit DoxD: protein MKHTTNSRSYDLAGLYTLSLRMVIGWTYFSAFWRRLVLENKLIPDEKGYIGEKFNHFLPNALGIKPVIEYLVTHPDALQRSMMTFTIIEAIVGLFIILGFFTRLMSIGIFSLALGILLGSGWLGTTCLDEWQIGVLGIAGGFVLFLTGSGPYSLDHYFIRTNRKFTQKKWFCWLGSGILPVPNLKHFVLAGSLLIFALTLYTNQYFHGGVWGTLHNKSVKPELEISNISLHHPDLQFQVYRTEGADVYGSFVIGIHILDKDGNILKEWDYRQLSKFPEGNIRNQYVAKIKPGKYSLVVPLGARADITVNIDDILQKDKIHAIKLVDISGIEWTENIQ from the coding sequence ATGAAACATACTACAAACAGCCGGTCTTATGATCTGGCAGGATTATATACTTTATCCCTCCGCATGGTAATCGGGTGGACCTATTTTTCAGCATTCTGGCGCAGACTTGTCCTTGAAAACAAACTTATCCCCGACGAAAAGGGATATATCGGAGAAAAATTCAATCACTTTTTGCCTAACGCTTTAGGAATAAAACCTGTTATTGAATATCTGGTAACCCATCCTGATGCTTTACAGCGGTCTATGATGACCTTTACCATAATTGAAGCCATTGTGGGATTGTTTATCATTTTAGGCTTCTTTACCCGACTGATGAGTATAGGGATTTTCAGCCTGGCATTAGGAATTCTGCTTGGCTCCGGGTGGTTGGGAACCACTTGTTTGGATGAATGGCAAATAGGTGTTCTTGGGATTGCAGGGGGCTTTGTTTTATTTCTCACAGGAAGCGGGCCCTACTCCCTGGATCATTATTTTATCAGAACCAACAGGAAATTTACTCAGAAAAAATGGTTTTGCTGGCTGGGCTCAGGGATTTTGCCTGTTCCTAATCTGAAACATTTTGTGCTGGCAGGTTCCCTTCTCATCTTTGCCCTTACTTTGTATACCAATCAATACTTTCATGGAGGCGTGTGGGGAACATTGCATAATAAATCTGTAAAACCTGAACTTGAGATTTCTAATATCTCACTTCATCATCCGGATTTGCAATTTCAGGTTTATAGAACTGAAGGAGCTGATGTATACGGATCTTTTGTGATAGGAATCCATATCCTGGATAAAGACGGAAATATTTTAAAAGAATGGGATTACCGGCAACTCTCAAAGTTTCCTGAAGGAAATATCCGTAATCAGTATGTTGCTAAAATAAAGCCGGGAAAATACAGTCTTGTTGTTCCACTTGGTGCCAGAGCAGATATCACAGTGAATATTGATGACATTCTTCAAAAAGATAAAATACATGCGATAAAACTGGTTGATATCAGTGGTATTGAATGGACTGAAAACATCCAGTAA
- a CDS encoding TetR/AcrR family transcriptional regulator — protein MISKEENILFAAEKLFAEKGFDGTSTREISRAANVNISMISYYFGSKEKLYEKLVEYRMNEGQFFSRDIVERTDLNEWQKIEKIIDQFSNRIRTQKCFYRIMQREQLHTDNPQIVAFLKETKMSFLSMYSRILESGLKSGVFTKNPPIYLLHSTISGTLFYAFNAKEMYKEFLNNTEDEEVFDEKFYTELNKHIKHLLKDLLGYEENK, from the coding sequence ATGATTTCAAAAGAAGAAAATATATTATTTGCAGCTGAAAAACTTTTTGCAGAAAAAGGTTTTGACGGAACTTCCACCAGGGAAATTTCCAGAGCAGCAAATGTAAATATCTCTATGATCTCTTACTATTTTGGATCAAAAGAAAAACTTTATGAGAAGCTGGTAGAATACAGGATGAATGAAGGGCAGTTTTTCTCAAGGGATATTGTTGAAAGAACAGATCTGAACGAATGGCAGAAGATTGAAAAAATAATAGATCAGTTTTCCAATAGAATAAGAACCCAGAAATGTTTTTACAGGATTATGCAACGGGAACAGCTTCATACTGACAACCCGCAGATCGTAGCATTTTTGAAAGAAACCAAAATGTCATTCCTTTCCATGTACTCCCGGATACTGGAGAGTGGATTGAAAAGCGGTGTTTTTACAAAGAATCCCCCTATTTATCTGCTGCATTCCACAATAAGCGGAACATTATTTTATGCGTTCAATGCCAAAGAAATGTACAAGGAATTCCTGAATAATACAGAAGATGAGGAGGTTTTTGATGAAAAATTTTATACAGAGCTTAATAAACATATAAAACATTTACTAAAAGACCTTTTAGGTTATGAAGAGAATAAATAA
- a CDS encoding HlyD family secretion protein: MENNNTQAAEPKKKKSLVFPIILAAVVIGGGIYGYRAYTYGQYHEETDDAQIASNMAPVISKISGYVAEVKVKDNQFVKKGDTLVILDNRDQKMALEQAQAALTTARSNISTAEATTTATSKNINSSEAAVATANAQIEAAKVNVWKTSQDLKRYANLVKDHSITEQQYEQALAAKQSADKQLQVLVEQRNQIAQQTTIASSQTAASSQQISVANSVAKQREVDVENARLNLSYTVILAPEDGYVGKVPTQAGQYLQAGAQLFALVKNDQKWVVANFKETQVDKMVEGQKVKIEIDAFPDKEFEGVVSSFSPATGATFSILPPDNASGNFVKVVQRLPVKIDFVNLDKNIAKRLRTGMNVKAEVSLK, translated from the coding sequence ATGGAAAATAATAATACACAGGCAGCTGAACCTAAAAAGAAAAAAAGCTTAGTTTTTCCTATCATTTTAGCAGCTGTAGTAATCGGAGGAGGAATCTATGGTTACAGAGCCTATACTTACGGGCAGTACCATGAAGAAACCGATGACGCTCAGATTGCTTCGAATATGGCCCCGGTAATTTCTAAAATATCCGGATATGTGGCAGAAGTAAAGGTAAAAGACAACCAGTTCGTTAAAAAAGGCGATACCCTGGTAATTCTGGATAACAGGGACCAGAAGATGGCTCTTGAACAGGCACAGGCAGCTTTGACTACAGCCAGAAGCAATATTTCTACTGCGGAAGCTACCACTACTGCTACTTCTAAAAATATCAACAGTTCAGAGGCAGCTGTAGCAACGGCTAACGCCCAGATTGAAGCGGCAAAGGTAAACGTATGGAAAACTTCACAGGACCTGAAAAGATATGCCAACCTTGTAAAAGATCATTCTATAACGGAGCAGCAATATGAGCAGGCTCTGGCGGCAAAACAATCTGCAGATAAACAGCTTCAGGTGTTGGTTGAGCAAAGAAACCAGATCGCTCAGCAGACCACTATTGCATCTTCTCAGACTGCAGCTAGTTCACAACAGATCAGTGTAGCCAATTCTGTTGCCAAACAAAGAGAGGTGGATGTGGAAAATGCCAGATTAAATTTGTCATATACTGTAATCTTGGCTCCTGAGGACGGATACGTGGGAAAAGTACCTACACAGGCAGGTCAGTATCTGCAGGCAGGAGCCCAATTGTTTGCTTTGGTTAAAAATGACCAGAAATGGGTAGTTGCCAATTTTAAAGAAACCCAGGTAGATAAAATGGTGGAGGGACAAAAAGTGAAAATTGAAATTGATGCTTTCCCTGATAAAGAATTTGAAGGAGTGGTAAGCTCATTCTCTCCGGCAACGGGAGCTACATTTTCAATATTGCCTCCGGATAATGCGAGTGGTAACTTTGTAAAAGTTGTTCAGAGGCTTCCTGTAAAAATTGATTTTGTAAACCTTGATAAGAATATTGCAAAAAGATTGAGAACAGGAATGAATGTGAAAGCAGAAGTTTCGCTTAAATAG
- a CDS encoding NAD(P)H-dependent oxidoreductase translates to MKTLVIVTHPDIEKSVINKRWIEELKKYPEKYTVHQLYEAYPDGKINVAKEQTLMEAHDTIVFQFPFYWFSSPPLLKQWLDEVILHGWAYGSNSGYKLAGKRMTLAVTAGIDEEGYSASGKYKYTMKELFRPYELTFDYIKAEYKEPFVYYGIERDSSDKWIEKSVPMYLDFLNTLSTSSFGQGKLALHNCQDSL, encoded by the coding sequence ATGAAGACTTTAGTGATTGTAACACACCCTGACATTGAAAAATCTGTCATCAACAAAAGATGGATTGAAGAACTGAAAAAATACCCTGAAAAATATACCGTTCACCAGCTGTACGAAGCTTATCCTGATGGTAAAATTAATGTAGCGAAGGAACAGACACTTATGGAAGCTCATGATACGATTGTGTTCCAGTTTCCATTTTACTGGTTCAGCAGTCCGCCACTTCTGAAACAATGGTTAGATGAAGTTATTTTGCATGGCTGGGCTTACGGAAGCAACAGCGGCTATAAACTGGCCGGAAAAAGAATGACTTTGGCTGTGACTGCAGGAATTGATGAAGAAGGATATTCTGCTTCAGGAAAATATAAATATACAATGAAGGAACTTTTCAGGCCTTATGAGCTGACCTTTGATTATATAAAGGCAGAATATAAAGAACCATTTGTTTATTACGGGATAGAACGTGACTCTTCGGATAAATGGATTGAAAAGAGTGTTCCTATGTATCTTGATTTTTTGAATACACTTTCGACTAGTAGCTTTGGTCAAGGTAAATTGGCCCTTCATAACTGCCAAGATTCTCTTTAA
- a CDS encoding TolC family protein — MKRINNSVIALALFIGIANVNAQEKRTLSLDEAVRLGIQNSKNLKIDAAKIEEATADLLEAKNRQLPELKVSGSYMYLPIKPNVDIKLPGVSGGAGGPEIHQVLYGSANLSVPIYSGGRIKYGIQSAKYLVEAAKLSTENDKTAIAYNVAQAYNNLFKANQSIKVFEENLAASQKRDETFLKMENNGLIARNDRLKANLQTSNIELQLLEARNNYNIANINMDLLLGLPETTEIEVDQNYIEEGADIKPVDFYVNQARENRKDLQALAQQRKAAELGTKAAKAENLPSIAFTGGYVAADIPKFLTVYNAVNVGVGISYNLSNIWKENSSLRQSQAREKQLAATDELLNDNIKLDVNREYQNNDYSKKRISVFEKSAEQANENYRITKNKYDNGLATMTELLDADAAQIAANIGVINAKADAALAYRKLLQTTGTLTIK; from the coding sequence ATGAAGAGAATAAATAACTCAGTGATTGCATTGGCACTATTCATAGGAATAGCCAATGTAAATGCTCAGGAGAAAAGAACCCTTTCTCTTGACGAAGCTGTGCGGCTGGGAATCCAGAACAGCAAGAATCTTAAGATCGATGCAGCCAAAATTGAAGAGGCTACTGCTGATCTTTTGGAAGCTAAAAACAGACAGTTGCCGGAATTGAAAGTCTCCGGAAGCTATATGTATCTTCCGATAAAACCCAATGTGGATATCAAATTACCCGGCGTTTCAGGTGGGGCAGGAGGGCCTGAAATCCATCAGGTTCTTTACGGATCTGCCAACTTAAGCGTTCCTATTTACAGTGGCGGCCGGATTAAATATGGGATCCAGTCTGCAAAATACCTGGTGGAGGCAGCAAAGCTTAGTACAGAAAACGATAAAACAGCAATTGCCTATAATGTAGCTCAGGCTTACAACAATTTGTTCAAAGCAAACCAGTCTATCAAGGTTTTTGAAGAAAACCTGGCTGCATCCCAAAAAAGAGATGAAACTTTCCTTAAAATGGAAAACAACGGATTAATTGCCAGAAACGACAGGTTAAAAGCAAACCTTCAGACTTCAAATATTGAACTTCAGCTGTTGGAAGCAAGAAATAACTACAATATTGCCAATATCAATATGGATTTGCTGCTGGGACTTCCTGAAACAACTGAAATAGAAGTGGATCAGAATTATATTGAAGAAGGAGCAGATATCAAACCCGTAGATTTTTACGTAAATCAGGCCAGGGAAAACCGCAAGGATTTACAGGCTTTGGCCCAGCAAAGAAAAGCAGCAGAATTGGGAACAAAGGCTGCAAAAGCTGAAAATCTACCATCCATAGCCTTTACAGGAGGATATGTAGCAGCAGACATTCCGAAATTTCTTACCGTATATAATGCTGTGAACGTGGGAGTCGGAATATCTTATAACCTGTCCAATATCTGGAAAGAAAATTCATCATTGAGGCAGTCCCAGGCCAGAGAAAAACAATTGGCAGCTACGGATGAATTACTGAATGATAATATTAAGCTTGACGTCAACAGGGAATATCAGAATAATGATTATTCAAAAAAGAGAATTTCAGTTTTTGAAAAATCTGCGGAACAGGCTAATGAAAATTACAGAATTACCAAAAATAAATACGACAACGGCCTTGCTACGATGACCGAGTTATTGGATGCAGATGCAGCTCAGATTGCTGCCAATATCGGGGTAATCAATGCAAAAGCAGACGCTGCATTGGCGTACAGAAAACTATTACAGACAACAGGAACTTTAACAATTAAATAA